Proteins from one Staphylococcus sp. IVB6214 genomic window:
- a CDS encoding ABC transporter ATP-binding protein, with amino-acid sequence MLNVIETQNVSKRFGDFQVVQDLNIQIPEGTICGFLGPNGSGKTTTIRMLLGLAKPTEGHVKIFNMPLENHKQDILNQVGALVDSPSFYDHLTGYENLKIMQYVHHNSDKTIEEVLGIVELTHAANKKVKDYSLGMKQRLGIAIALMNDPKLIILDEPTNGLDPSGIKKMRELLMKLVKDRGISIIVSSHNLFEIEQMCRYVCVINKGQLLYQGDMHTLLEKYKHDYIYFVTDDNTKAQSLLADVDISIEDQRLTVKAHRDEIPQINKMLVKHDINVYEIYHEKSSLEDIFLKLTKNVDERDYADE; translated from the coding sequence ATGTTGAATGTCATTGAAACACAAAATGTGAGTAAAAGATTTGGAGATTTTCAAGTAGTTCAAGATTTGAATATTCAAATTCCTGAAGGGACGATATGTGGCTTTTTAGGACCAAATGGTTCGGGAAAGACGACGACAATTAGAATGTTGCTAGGGTTAGCAAAACCAACAGAAGGGCATGTCAAAATATTCAATATGCCACTTGAAAATCATAAACAAGATATTTTAAATCAAGTAGGTGCACTTGTAGACTCTCCGTCTTTTTATGATCATTTAACGGGATATGAGAACTTAAAAATTATGCAATATGTCCACCATAATAGTGACAAAACAATTGAAGAAGTATTAGGGATTGTAGAATTGACACATGCCGCAAATAAAAAGGTCAAAGACTATTCGCTTGGTATGAAGCAACGATTGGGTATTGCTATTGCACTAATGAATGACCCGAAGTTGATTATATTAGATGAGCCGACGAATGGTTTGGACCCAAGTGGCATTAAAAAGATGAGAGAATTATTGATGAAACTTGTAAAGGATCGTGGAATCAGTATCATCGTTTCGAGTCATAATTTATTTGAGATTGAGCAAATGTGTCGTTATGTATGCGTGATTAATAAAGGACAGTTATTATATCAAGGTGACATGCATACGTTATTAGAAAAATATAAACATGATTATATTTATTTTGTGACAGATGATAATACCAAAGCACAATCATTATTAGCAGACGTCGATATATCAATAGAAGATCAACGTCTAACGGTGAAAGCACACCGTGATGAGATTCCTCAAATTAATAAAATGCTCGTGAAACATGATATTAATGTGTATGAAATTTATCATGAAAAGTCCTCTTTAGAAGATATCTTTTTGAAATTGACCAAAAATGTTGATGAAAGAGATTATGCCGATGAATAA
- a CDS encoding anaerobic C4-dicarboxylate transporter family protein — protein sequence MLLFSIEIIIMVLAIVLGLRTAGALGCGIFAIVAQLVMIFGFGLSPGSAPVTAVLIILSIGIAGGTLQATGGIDYLVHLASKVIERFPKSIIFIAPMIVFLFVFGIGTANIALSLEPIIAKTALKARIKPKKALTASVLTANIALLCSPAASATAYMISEFAGLGITMGQYLSIVLPTALISMVILSTFVTFVGETKMDERQAQTMLQKIVEEDTTKTYSTRVKLGVLSFIVAVACILTFGIFPEFGPSFKVDGEIVKLQMTDLVQLFMYMSAMVNLLLIKIQPTEILNSHITQAAIGALFAVLGPGWLGATIFSAPSNRDIMETQIGGLVEQAPWLLILFVGLVSMVVISQSATASIMVPIVMTLGIPPTFFLAIVQTLNVNFVIPAQPTILFAVDVDETRSTKTTSFLLPGFFLIATTVCVGLLIKTILGV from the coding sequence ATGCTTCTTTTTAGTATAGAAATTATTATTATGGTCCTTGCAATTGTTCTTGGATTGCGTACAGCAGGCGCCCTTGGCTGTGGGATTTTTGCGATTGTTGCACAATTAGTGATGATATTTGGCTTTGGTTTATCACCGGGGTCAGCCCCAGTAACGGCCGTGTTAATCATTTTATCAATCGGGATTGCAGGGGGAACACTTCAAGCAACAGGTGGGATTGATTATCTCGTCCACTTGGCATCAAAAGTGATCGAACGTTTCCCAAAATCTATTATCTTCATTGCACCGATGATTGTCTTTTTATTTGTATTCGGTATTGGAACAGCAAACATTGCACTTTCATTAGAACCAATTATTGCAAAAACAGCATTAAAGGCACGTATTAAACCTAAAAAGGCACTGACTGCTTCTGTGTTGACGGCGAATATCGCATTGTTGTGTAGTCCAGCAGCATCAGCAACAGCATACATGATCTCAGAATTTGCAGGATTAGGCATTACAATGGGACAATACTTATCGATTGTTTTGCCAACAGCATTGATTAGTATGGTGATCTTGAGTACTTTTGTGACATTTGTCGGAGAGACAAAAATGGATGAGCGTCAAGCACAGACAATGCTTCAAAAAATTGTTGAAGAAGATACAACAAAAACGTATTCTACACGCGTTAAGTTAGGTGTATTATCATTCATCGTAGCAGTCGCTTGCATACTTACATTCGGTATTTTCCCGGAATTTGGTCCATCATTTAAAGTGGATGGTGAAATTGTTAAGTTACAGATGACAGACCTTGTACAACTTTTTATGTATATGAGTGCGATGGTTAATCTGTTACTCATTAAAATTCAGCCGACTGAAATTTTAAATTCTCATATTACACAAGCTGCGATTGGCGCATTATTTGCGGTACTCGGACCTGGCTGGCTAGGGGCAACAATCTTCAGTGCACCTTCTAACCGAGATATCATGGAGACGCAAATAGGGGGACTCGTTGAACAAGCACCGTGGCTCTTAATCTTGTTTGTTGGACTTGTATCAATGGTCGTGATTTCACAATCAGCCACAGCATCTATCATGGTGCCAATTGTGATGACATTAGGCATTCCACCTACATTCTTCTTAGCGATTGTTCAAACGTTAAACGTGAACTTTGTTATCCCAGCGCAACCAACAATTCTCTTTGCGGTAGATGTCGACGAAACACGTTCAACGAAAACAACCAGCTTCCTGTTGCCAGGCTTTTTCTTAATCGCAACAACAGTCTGTGTCGGTTTATTGATTAAAACAATTTTAGGTGTTTAA
- a CDS encoding ABC transporter permease: protein MNNLMKAELFKLPKIHFVIAIVMAVMIAEILAFVLYMYNMHFSNIEDSSLHYLIYGVTWFTPVFYLLYGMFSSKVISTEYENNMWSVLLVSQKSKNAIICVKWMILFILMFLTTIIFMLLHTITSIFVTDDSPQFIPLLYIMMAFFIGTLAMQSIQFFIALIIENRVYVMALGILFALLSLLMSSNTMPFKIPEHIINAKYILDHQQLMFFDTSFFVYGGYSLIIFVLILVVSSVYIKRKEF from the coding sequence ATGAATAACTTAATGAAAGCAGAACTATTTAAGTTGCCAAAGATTCACTTTGTGATAGCAATAGTGATGGCGGTTATGATCGCAGAGATTTTAGCATTTGTCTTATATATGTATAATATGCATTTTTCAAATATTGAGGACTCATCTTTACACTATTTAATTTATGGTGTCACATGGTTCACGCCAGTATTTTACTTATTATATGGCATGTTCAGTTCAAAAGTTATATCGACAGAATATGAAAATAATATGTGGTCTGTATTACTTGTGAGCCAGAAGAGTAAAAATGCAATTATCTGCGTGAAATGGATGATATTATTCATTTTAATGTTCTTAACAACAATCATATTTATGTTGCTGCATACAATCACGAGTATTTTTGTAACAGATGATTCACCACAATTTATACCGCTACTATACATCATGATGGCATTCTTTATAGGTACATTAGCTATGCAATCTATACAATTTTTTATTGCACTTATCATTGAAAATAGAGTTTATGTCATGGCACTTGGTATCTTATTTGCGCTATTAAGTTTGTTGATGTCATCAAATACCATGCCATTTAAAATTCCCGAACATATCATTAATGCAAAATATATACTAGACCATCAGCAATTGATGTTTTTTGACACGTCTTTCTTTGTATATGGTGGTTATAGTTTGATTATTTTTGTATTAATATTAGTTGTTTCGAGTGTTTATATTAAGCGAAAGGAATTTTAG
- a CDS encoding ABC transporter permease, translating to MLFLKSQFLKMKHTSIVPIMIGLPILTVAMFSCLALFAKQTDAQIFRITALQIFLEIVFPVTITLIIGLMFRIERRHHAFQNTLIYFKSLRAYYMIHFVFYVFVGILMLLFAYVTYIVGYFIFVQEVEIDSVYLMFIWSVVLLPVVSFIYMLSHLFQGFVLPAVISLLLTIGNFFVGVIGIYASHFYFYSFLVFTLYNGYNIFIIMLISLLLSVLFLMIGYFKFLKSMEKGIL from the coding sequence ATGTTGTTTTTGAAAAGCCAATTTTTAAAAATGAAGCATACATCTATTGTGCCAATTATGATTGGTCTTCCAATTCTAACAGTTGCGATGTTTTCATGCCTTGCACTGTTTGCTAAACAGACAGATGCACAAATTTTTCGAATTACAGCACTTCAAATATTTTTAGAAATCGTTTTTCCAGTAACGATTACCTTAATCATTGGACTCATGTTTAGAATTGAAAGAAGACATCACGCATTTCAAAATACATTAATCTATTTTAAGAGTCTACGTGCTTATTATATGATTCATTTTGTATTTTATGTTTTTGTTGGAATTTTAATGTTGTTATTTGCTTATGTAACATATATTGTGGGGTATTTTATATTCGTGCAGGAAGTGGAAATAGATAGCGTGTATCTGATGTTTATATGGAGTGTAGTATTATTACCAGTTGTAAGTTTTATTTACATGTTGAGTCATCTATTTCAAGGATTTGTTCTACCTGCTGTGATTAGCTTATTGCTAACAATCGGTAACTTTTTTGTAGGTGTTATCGGTATATATGCAAGTCATTTTTACTTTTATTCATTTTTAGTTTTCACGCTTTATAATGGTTATAACATATTTATTATAATGCTAATTTCATTATTATTAAGTGTGCTTTTCTTGATGATTGGATATTTTAAATTTTTAAAATCTATGGAAAAAGGGATACTATAA
- a CDS encoding nucleoside hydrolase, whose protein sequence is MKPVYFNHDGGVDDLVSLFLLLHMENIELIGVSAIGADCYVEPAESASRKMINRFSHYPIDVATSYERGKNPFPKDWRMHAFFMDALPILNEQRPTQSHALKTHAYEDIIEKVQGSQQPVILLFTGPLTDLAKALDVAPDITNNIERLVWMGGTFLDRGNVEEPEHDGTAEWNAFWDPEAVARVFETDIPIDMVALESTNQVPLTPTIRQYWADQRNHIGVDFLGVSYAAVPPLTHFQTNSTYFLWDVLTTAYTGNPDLVRQKTVHASVITHGPSQGRTYLDEKHGRPLNLVYHVDHDAFFAYITDLAKKACD, encoded by the coding sequence ATGAAACCTGTTTACTTTAATCACGATGGTGGTGTGGATGACCTAGTCTCACTCTTCCTACTCCTACATATGGAGAATATCGAGTTGATTGGCGTGAGTGCAATCGGTGCCGATTGTTATGTCGAACCTGCTGAAAGTGCTTCACGTAAAATGATCAATCGCTTTAGCCACTATCCGATTGATGTTGCCACTTCTTATGAACGTGGAAAGAACCCTTTTCCAAAAGATTGGCGCATGCACGCATTCTTCATGGATGCCTTACCCATCTTAAATGAACAACGCCCGACACAATCACATGCACTCAAAACTCATGCTTACGAAGATATTATTGAAAAGGTACAAGGTTCTCAGCAACCTGTGATACTCTTATTCACTGGACCGTTAACTGATCTTGCGAAAGCTTTAGATGTAGCGCCAGACATTACAAATAATATCGAACGTCTCGTATGGATGGGTGGAACATTTTTAGATAGAGGGAATGTTGAAGAACCTGAGCATGACGGGACAGCCGAATGGAACGCTTTTTGGGATCCAGAAGCTGTCGCACGTGTTTTTGAAACAGACATCCCCATTGATATGGTTGCCTTGGAAAGCACCAACCAAGTGCCACTTACACCAACAATTCGTCAGTATTGGGCAGATCAACGTAATCATATAGGCGTCGACTTTTTAGGTGTCAGTTATGCAGCCGTTCCACCACTAACACATTTCCAAACAAACTCAACGTATTTCTTGTGGGATGTGCTCACAACAGCTTATACAGGCAACCCTGACCTTGTCCGTCAAAAAACAGTCCATGCATCTGTCATCACACATGGACCAAGTCAAGGGCGCACTTATCTAGATGAGAAACATGGACGACCACTTAATCTCGTTTATCATGTAGATCATGATGCCTTTTTTGCATATATTACCGACCTTGCTAAAAAAGCTTGTGATTAA